Genomic window (Psychromonas sp. L1A2):
TGACCGTTTGGCAAGTCAGTGACCCACTTGAATCTCATTTACCGAAACAAGTATTACAAACAAGTTTAAAAATAAACTCAATGACAGGTAGTGGTTTTTTAAGAAACAAACGCCAGCAACAGTCATATCAGGAAGCGGCCAGTCAACGCCAACAGTTAATGGAAAATAACTTACTGAAATATGGTATTGCACATTATCATATTAGTTCTTCCATCCCATTATTGGAACAATTCAATGTCTACGCCCAGTAACCCTTTTGAACAAATAATTATTCCCGCAGATGCTCCTTCTGCATGGCCTCCAGCACCTATTTATTGGTTAATATTAACGGTAACTATTGCTGTTATTGTGTTAGCCATTATTTTAATTAAACGTAACATCAATAAACAAAGAATAGTCAAACAAGCATTAACGTCGTTAAATCAGTTACAAGAAAGCAATGCGAGTTTTGCTCAGTTGAATCAGTTATTGAAAGGGGTATGTTTACATTATTATCCGCGAGAACATGTCGCCTCTATTACGGGACAAGCGTGGTTTACCTTTTTACAAGCGCATAATTCCCAGCAAAATACGCCGCTATTTAATGATCAAAAGGAATTCTGTCGACGTTTATATAAAGACAATTCAGCTTGTACGGATAACGATTTTTCCTCTGCTAAAAAATGGATAAAATCATTTCCAAGCCAAGTTAAAGCACATCAAAAGTCAACCTTGGGTAATCAGCCTTCAGCAGGTAAAGCACATGTTTGAATTTAGTTACTGGTGGGTATTACTTTTTATACCACTTCCTTTGTTAGTTCGTTATTTCTTAGCCGCTAAAAAACAATCTTTTACACAGGTATGGATCCCACTGGCGCAAGGTTTACAACAGCA
Coding sequences:
- a CDS encoding DUF4381 domain-containing protein, whose protein sequence is MSTPSNPFEQIIIPADAPSAWPPAPIYWLILTVTIAVIVLAIILIKRNINKQRIVKQALTSLNQLQESNASFAQLNQLLKGVCLHYYPREHVASITGQAWFTFLQAHNSQQNTPLFNDQKEFCRRLYKDNSACTDNDFSSAKKWIKSFPSQVKAHQKSTLGNQPSAGKAHV